A part of Kryptolebias marmoratus isolate JLee-2015 linkage group LG8, ASM164957v2, whole genome shotgun sequence genomic DNA contains:
- the mmp23ba gene encoding matrix metalloproteinase-23 isoform X1, translated as MARCWTPRGLCSGARSFTALLSLLFAGMQLTTAFPSWRLEEEAHTAVLLIGIRKEARSQVLHLSRNKRYTLTPEHLKWDKFNLTYKLLSFPTNLINASDTHQGIARAFSMWSDVSPFTFKKVPADQEADIKIGFYPINHTDCLQSYLHQCFDGTTGELAHAFFPPIGEIHFDDSEYWILGKMRYSWKKGVWLTDLVHVATHEIGHALGLMHSMNPKAVMHLNATLTGHKLITQDEVWGLHRLYGCLDRFFICPAWARKGYCDSKRKLMKKHCPSSCDFCYEFPFPTVAPTPTPLRTKQKLVIEGKKLTFRCGKKIASKRGKVHWYKDGELLEYFNPNYISMKDDHITIVANAINEGTYTCIVKKRNKVLTSYSWRVRVRF; from the exons ATGGCGCGCTGTTGGACTCCCAGAGGTTTATGCAGCGGTGCCAGGAGTTTCACTGCGCTGCTCAGCCTTCTGTTCGCAGGGATGCAGCTGACCACAGCGTTCCCCTCCTGGAGGTTAGAG GAAGAAGCTCACACCGCTGTGCTGCTCATCGGGATCCGCAAAGAGGCCCGATCCCAAGTGCTTCACCTCTCCAGGAACAAGCGCTACACTCTGACTCCGGAGCATCTCAAATGGGACAAGTTCAACCTGACGTACAA GTTGCTCTCTTTTCCGACAAACTTGATAAATGCCAGCGACACACATCAAGGCATAGCCAGGGCTTTTAGCATGTGGAGTGATGTCTCCCCGTTCACATTCAAAAAGGTGCCAGCCGACCAAGAGGCAGACATTAAGATCG GCTTCTACCCCATCAACCACACAGACTGTCTGCAGTCCTACTTGCACCAATGTTTCGACGGCACCACAGGTGAACTGGCCCATGCCTTTTTCCCGCCAATAGGTGAGATCCACTTTGACGACAGCGAATACTGGATTCTGGGGAAAATGCGCTACAGCTGGAAGAAAG GGGTTTGGCTGACAGATCTTGTCCATGTGGCAACTCATGAAATCGGTCACGCACTTGGACTCATGCATTCCATGAACCCAAAAGCTGTCATGCACCTGAATGCAACCCTAACAGGGCACAAGCTGATCACACAGGATGAGGTGTGGGGTTTGCACCGTCTCTATG GATGTTTGGACCGGTTTTTTATATGTCCTGCCTGGGCTCGGAAAGGCTATTGCGACAGCAAGCGCAAGCTGATGAAGAAGCACTGCCCCTCCAGCTGTGATTTCTGTTATG AATTCCCTTTCCCAACGGTGGCGCCGACTCCGACTCCTTTAAGGACCAAACAAAAGCTGGTGATCGAAGGCAAGAAGCTGACTTTTCGGTGTGGGAAGAAAATTGCATCAAAGAGAGGCAAAGTACA CTGGTACAAAGACGGGGAGCTGCTGGAGTATTTTAACCCAAACTACATCTCCATGAAGGATGACCACATCACAATAGTGGCCAACGCCATCAATGAAGGCACGTACACGTGCATCGtgaagaaaaggaacaaagttCTGACGAGCTACTCGTGGAGGGTGCGCGTGCGCTTCTGA
- the mmp23ba gene encoding matrix metalloproteinase-23 isoform X2, whose translation MQRCQEFHCAAQPSVRRDAADHSVPLLEVREAHTAVLLIGIRKEARSQVLHLSRNKRYTLTPEHLKWDKFNLTYKLLSFPTNLINASDTHQGIARAFSMWSDVSPFTFKKVPADQEADIKIGFYPINHTDCLQSYLHQCFDGTTGELAHAFFPPIGEIHFDDSEYWILGKMRYSWKKGVWLTDLVHVATHEIGHALGLMHSMNPKAVMHLNATLTGHKLITQDEVWGLHRLYGCLDRFFICPAWARKGYCDSKRKLMKKHCPSSCDFCYEFPFPTVAPTPTPLRTKQKLVIEGKKLTFRCGKKIASKRGKVHWYKDGELLEYFNPNYISMKDDHITIVANAINEGTYTCIVKKRNKVLTSYSWRVRVRF comes from the exons ATGCAGCGGTGCCAGGAGTTTCACTGCGCTGCTCAGCCTTCTGTTCGCAGGGATGCAGCTGACCACAGCGTTCCCCTCCTGGAGGTTAGAG AAGCTCACACCGCTGTGCTGCTCATCGGGATCCGCAAAGAGGCCCGATCCCAAGTGCTTCACCTCTCCAGGAACAAGCGCTACACTCTGACTCCGGAGCATCTCAAATGGGACAAGTTCAACCTGACGTACAA GTTGCTCTCTTTTCCGACAAACTTGATAAATGCCAGCGACACACATCAAGGCATAGCCAGGGCTTTTAGCATGTGGAGTGATGTCTCCCCGTTCACATTCAAAAAGGTGCCAGCCGACCAAGAGGCAGACATTAAGATCG GCTTCTACCCCATCAACCACACAGACTGTCTGCAGTCCTACTTGCACCAATGTTTCGACGGCACCACAGGTGAACTGGCCCATGCCTTTTTCCCGCCAATAGGTGAGATCCACTTTGACGACAGCGAATACTGGATTCTGGGGAAAATGCGCTACAGCTGGAAGAAAG GGGTTTGGCTGACAGATCTTGTCCATGTGGCAACTCATGAAATCGGTCACGCACTTGGACTCATGCATTCCATGAACCCAAAAGCTGTCATGCACCTGAATGCAACCCTAACAGGGCACAAGCTGATCACACAGGATGAGGTGTGGGGTTTGCACCGTCTCTATG GATGTTTGGACCGGTTTTTTATATGTCCTGCCTGGGCTCGGAAAGGCTATTGCGACAGCAAGCGCAAGCTGATGAAGAAGCACTGCCCCTCCAGCTGTGATTTCTGTTATG AATTCCCTTTCCCAACGGTGGCGCCGACTCCGACTCCTTTAAGGACCAAACAAAAGCTGGTGATCGAAGGCAAGAAGCTGACTTTTCGGTGTGGGAAGAAAATTGCATCAAAGAGAGGCAAAGTACA CTGGTACAAAGACGGGGAGCTGCTGGAGTATTTTAACCCAAACTACATCTCCATGAAGGATGACCACATCACAATAGTGGCCAACGCCATCAATGAAGGCACGTACACGTGCATCGtgaagaaaaggaacaaagttCTGACGAGCTACTCGTGGAGGGTGCGCGTGCGCTTCTGA
- the ubiad1 gene encoding ubiA prenyltransferase domain-containing protein 1, with protein MLYSPCRGMAKEQRPSRAETFLLAGSNGHSGAQWQTDVNNSKQCHPAAANHASRMARVTSDVRQKCAAYVLALRPWSFSASLTPVALGSALAYKLDGSVDLVILMVCAVAVLVVHGAGNLVNTYYDFSKGIDHKKSDDRTLVDEILAPQDVVMFGALLYSLGCLCATLLYFLSTLKLEHLALIYFGGLSSSFLYTGGIGLKYVALGDIVILITFGPLAVMFAHAVQVGYLSVLPLVYAVPLALNTEAILHSNNTRDMDSDKQAGIVTLAILIGPTLSYVLYNLLLFVPYVLFCILATRYTISMALPLLTLPMAFPLEKQFRSRCYAKIPQKTAKLNLLMGLFYVFGIILAPPGSLPLL; from the exons ATGCTGTACAGTCCTTGCAGAGGAATGGCTAAAGAGCAGAGACcaagcagagcagaaacatTTCTACTGGCTGGTTCAAATGGTCATAGCGGTGCACAGTGGCAGACTGATGTGAACAATTCGAAGCAATGCCACCCCGCCGCTGCTAACCACGCGTCGAGGATGGCCCGCGTCACCTCAGACGTCAGACAGAAGTGTGCGGCCTACGTGCTGGCTCTGAGGCCGTGGAGCTTCAGCGCCTCGCTCACGCCTGTGGCTCTTGGTAGCGCCTTGGCGTACAAACTGGATGGCTCTGTTGACCTGGTCATCCTGATGGTGTGCGCTGTGGCTGTCCTCGTTGTCCACGGGGCAGGAAACCTTGTAAACACCTACTATGATTTCTCTAAGGGAATCGACCATAAGAAGAGTGATGATAGGACTCTTGTGGATGAAATTCTGGCGCCACAGGATGTTGTCATGTTTGGCGCTTTGCTTTATTCTTTGGGGTGCTTGTGTGCCACTCTGCTCTACTTCCTGTCTACACTTAAATTGGAGCACCTTGCCCTTATTTACTTTGGGGGACTCTCCAGCTCTTTTTTATACACCGGAG gCATCGGCCTCAAGTACGTGGCCCTGGGAGACATAGTAATCCTCATTACCTTCGGCCCTCTGGCTGTCATGTTTGCCCACGCGGTGCAGGTCGGCTACCTGTCGGTGCTGCCGCTGGTCTACGCCGTACCACTGGCCCTCAACACAGAGGCCATCCTCCACAGCAACAACACCAGAGACATGGACTCGGACAAGCAGGCGGGAATCGTCACCCTGGCCATCCTCATAGGCCCCACGCTCTCCTACGTCCTCTACAACCTCCTGCTGTTTGTCCCGTATGTGCTCTTCTGCATCCTCGCCACCCGTTACACCATCAGCATGGCTCTGCCTCTGCTCACGCTGCCAATGGCCTTCCCCCTGGAGAAACAGTTCAGGAGTCGATGCTACGCCAAGATCCCGCAGAAAACGGCCAAGCTCAACCTCCTTATGGGACTTTTCTACGTTTTCGGGATCATTCTGGCACCTCCTGGCAGCTTGCCATTACTGTGA